A genomic segment from Rubrobacter tropicus encodes:
- a CDS encoding iron-sulfur cluster assembly scaffold protein, with translation MDRQLQIQILLDHYERPRHRGALRDADVEMPGGNPGCGDVVTVYLKGEEDHEHIHDVTYEGEGCTISMAASSMILEEIHDGSLTMDQVLDLDYNEMIEKLGRQIVASRPKCATLGLGTVKAAIRKYQKDRRLEKAGVTRPEDEGLVFGDTAAEAAKGS, from the coding sequence TTGGACAGGCAGCTGCAGATACAGATCCTCCTGGATCACTACGAGAGGCCGCGCCACCGCGGCGCGCTCCGGGACGCGGACGTCGAGATGCCGGGGGGCAACCCCGGTTGCGGGGACGTGGTCACCGTCTACCTCAAGGGGGAAGAGGACCACGAGCACATCCACGACGTCACCTACGAGGGCGAAGGGTGCACCATCAGCATGGCCGCCTCCAGCATGATCCTGGAGGAGATCCACGACGGCAGCCTCACCATGGACCAGGTACTCGACCTCGACTACAACGAGATGATCGAGAAGCTCGGCCGCCAGATCGTCGCCTCCCGACCAAAGTGCGCAACTTTGGGCCTCGGCACCGTCAAGGCCGCCATCCGCAAGTACCAGAAAGACCGCCGCCTGGAAAAAGCCGGCGTCACGCGACCGGAGGACGAGGGCCTCGTCTTCGGCGACACCGCCGCAGAAGCGGCGAAAGGGAGCTAG
- a CDS encoding NUDIX hydrolase, whose amino-acid sequence MEWQNSGRHFTVAVFVVRDGKVLLHHHRKLGMWLPPGGHIERDELPDEAAVREVREETGVEVELVGDRREDVEDPVQLRRPAGVQLEDIGPGHQHIDLIYFARPTGPTDIREEFLADKVGWYAPEDWDAMPVNAEVRGWCERALMSAAG is encoded by the coding sequence ATGGAGTGGCAAAACAGCGGCAGGCATTTCACGGTGGCGGTCTTCGTCGTCCGAGACGGCAAGGTCTTGCTTCACCACCACCGCAAGCTCGGCATGTGGCTGCCGCCCGGCGGGCACATCGAGCGGGACGAGCTGCCCGACGAGGCCGCCGTGCGCGAGGTGCGCGAAGAGACCGGCGTCGAGGTTGAGCTCGTGGGGGACAGGCGGGAGGACGTCGAGGACCCGGTACAGCTGCGCCGTCCGGCCGGGGTGCAGCTGGAGGACATCGGGCCAGGGCACCAGCACATCGACCTGATCTACTTCGCACGCCCGACCGGCCCCACGGACATCCGCGAAGAGTTCCTGGCCGACAAGGTCGGCTGGTACGCACCCGAAGACTGGGACGCGATGCCCGTCAACGCCGAGGTCCGCGGCTGGTGCGAAAGGGCGCTGATGTCCGCAGCCGGCTAA
- a CDS encoding DUF429 domain-containing protein, which translates to MRVFGLDFTSAPGRRKPLIALRCELVDKVLRVEEDETLTDFGQFEAWLETPGPWVCGMDFPFGQPKGLVEALGWPEGWNGYVGKVARLGKEGFEAAIKADMASRPYGKKWRYRLADRRSGSSSAMMLFRVPVGKMFFQGAPRLLRSGVSVEPCRPNGGSRVAVEAYPAVVARRFLGREPYKRDAVPDTPERRAARERLVSGLGSQTLRRAYGFTVAVDEVWRRRFVEEPGADALDSLLCAVQAAWAYTRRHEGWGVPPECDRNEGWILDPALLGF; encoded by the coding sequence GTGAGGGTCTTCGGCCTCGACTTCACCAGCGCCCCGGGCCGCCGCAAACCCCTGATAGCCCTGCGCTGCGAACTGGTGGATAAAGTCCTGCGCGTCGAGGAAGACGAGACGTTGACGGACTTCGGGCAGTTCGAGGCGTGGCTCGAAACCCCCGGCCCGTGGGTCTGCGGGATGGACTTCCCTTTCGGGCAGCCGAAGGGCCTCGTCGAGGCGCTGGGCTGGCCCGAGGGCTGGAACGGGTACGTCGGGAAGGTCGCCCGGCTCGGCAAGGAGGGGTTCGAGGCTGCGATCAAAGCCGACATGGCCTCGCGGCCCTACGGGAAGAAGTGGCGCTACAGGCTGGCCGACCGGCGCAGCGGCTCCAGCAGCGCGATGATGCTCTTCCGGGTGCCGGTGGGCAAGATGTTCTTCCAGGGCGCCCCCCGCCTGCTCCGCTCCGGCGTGAGCGTCGAACCCTGCCGCCCGAACGGGGGTTCCCGCGTCGCCGTCGAAGCCTACCCCGCCGTCGTCGCCCGCCGCTTCCTGGGCCGCGAACCGTACAAGCGCGACGCCGTGCCGGACACTCCGGAGAGACGGGCGGCGCGGGAGCGGCTCGTCTCCGGCCTCGGGTCGCAGACCCTACGCCGGGCCTACGGCTTCACCGTCGCGGTGGACGAAGTCTGGAGACGGAGGTTCGTAGAAGAACCGGGCGCCGACGCCCTCGACTCGCTCCTGTGCGCCGTCCAGGCCGCGTGGGCCTACACGAGGAGGCACGAGGGCTGGGGCGTGCCCCCCGAGTGCGACCGGAACGAGGGTTGGATCCTGGACCCCGCCCTGCTCGGCTTTTAG
- a CDS encoding glycine/sarcosine/betaine reductase selenoprotein B family protein, giving the protein MIPFACSTKSLGESRLALVTTGGVHPPGQPRFDIDDPAGDCSYREIPTSARELTWTHAYHRPDEGSDLDSVFPLWTLRELASEGLIGGLNPRHFSFMGAIHDTQPLSERTAPEVAARLVEDGADAVLLTPS; this is encoded by the coding sequence GTGATCCCGTTCGCCTGCTCGACAAAGTCCCTCGGCGAGAGCCGGCTGGCGCTCGTGACGACCGGCGGCGTGCACCCGCCGGGGCAGCCGCGTTTCGACATAGACGACCCCGCGGGTGACTGCTCTTACCGCGAGATCCCGACCAGCGCGCGGGAGCTCACCTGGACCCACGCCTACCACCGCCCCGACGAAGGCTCCGACCTGGACTCCGTCTTCCCCCTGTGGACCCTGCGCGAACTGGCGTCTGAGGGCTTGATAGGCGGCCTCAACCCCCGCCACTTCTCCTTTATGGGCGCGATCCACGACACGCAACCTCTGTCCGAAAGAACGGCCCCCGAGGTCGCCGCCAGGCTCGTCGAAGACGGCGCCGACGCCGTCCTGCTAACCCCCTCCTGA
- a CDS encoding YihY/virulence factor BrkB family protein, with amino-acid sequence MQIPGKKIVEKAEEKGNEVAIPRTERLGLVDFFKLTFKEVGEDHVMAFAGNLTYKALFALFPFFTFLISLLGIFNATNLVDQMIGYLEGVAPSTVTEFIDSQLTPIAESQAESTFTFAAIISIALALWGVSGAFRSIMEAMNVMYEVEEDRPAWKVYGISIFISLAVVALMLTAFGIVIFGGSVGGGLAEFVGLGPTFQAVWKIAQWPIVACVVLFTFAIIYFFAPAAKQRFSWISPGAVLAFVFWLLFSLAFSFYVGSSDSFSATYGSLASIIILMLYIYYSSVIMLIGAEMNQVIEWHIPGGKDEGDKVPEEDRKPDVKRLARANDQEDENS; translated from the coding sequence ATGCAGATCCCAGGCAAGAAGATCGTCGAGAAGGCAGAAGAGAAGGGCAACGAGGTCGCGATCCCGAGAACGGAGCGGCTCGGGCTCGTCGACTTCTTCAAGCTGACCTTCAAGGAGGTCGGCGAAGACCACGTCATGGCCTTTGCGGGCAACCTGACGTACAAGGCCCTCTTCGCCCTCTTCCCGTTCTTCACGTTCCTGATCTCGCTGCTTGGCATCTTCAACGCCACGAACCTCGTCGACCAGATGATCGGCTACCTCGAAGGTGTCGCGCCGAGTACGGTAACGGAATTTATCGACAGCCAGCTCACGCCCATAGCCGAGAGCCAGGCCGAGAGCACCTTCACCTTCGCGGCGATCATCTCCATCGCGCTCGCCCTGTGGGGCGTCTCGGGGGCTTTTCGCTCCATCATGGAGGCCATGAACGTGATGTACGAGGTCGAGGAGGACCGCCCGGCCTGGAAGGTGTACGGGATCTCCATCTTTATCTCCCTCGCCGTCGTCGCGCTGATGCTCACCGCCTTCGGCATCGTCATCTTCGGTGGTTCGGTCGGCGGCGGGCTGGCGGAGTTCGTCGGGCTCGGCCCGACGTTTCAGGCGGTATGGAAGATCGCGCAGTGGCCCATCGTCGCGTGCGTCGTGCTCTTCACGTTCGCGATCATCTACTTTTTCGCCCCGGCCGCGAAGCAGCGGTTTAGCTGGATCAGCCCCGGCGCCGTCCTCGCGTTCGTCTTCTGGCTGCTCTTCTCGCTCGCGTTCTCCTTCTACGTCGGTTCGTCCGATTCTTTTAGCGCCACCTACGGATCGTTGGCCAGCATCATCATCCTGATGCTCTACATCTACTACTCGTCCGTCATCATGCTTATAGGCGCGGAGATGAACCAGGTGATCGAGTGGCACATCCCCGGCGGCAAGGACGAGGGGGACAAGGTCCCCGAGGAGGACCGCAAACCGGACGTGAAACGCCTGGCCCGCGCAAACGACCAGGAGGACGAAAACAGCTGA
- a CDS encoding mercuric reductase, giving the protein MQNGTDYDVLIIGGGQAGIPLAYKLAGEDRTVALAERKDLGGSCVNFGCSPTKAAIASAKVAFQARRASEYGVEIPEVRIDFPAVLRRARGVAETKRAGLDKGLQGSENPALIRGHARIEGKEQGGFRVSVGDRSLLVGQVVLNTGTRTLIPPIDGLDAVDYIDAGNWMDREDLPGHLVLVGGSYIGLEMAQFYRRMGSDVTVVVGSSDHVAPVEDEDVSEAMRGLLAEEGIRFVFCERAQGVATDGDGLTLTLDGGDPAEVRATHLFLATGRRPNTDDLGLENVGVETDRRGFIETDERLATGAEGIWAAGDIRGGPMFTHTSYDDHRVLLSQMAGDGSRTTDRVVPYAVFTDPELGRVGMTERAAREAGHEVEVHRFDMEGEKGKAFELGENKGFIKVVADASNDRVLGAAVLTAEGGELVHIYEDLMNADQPLSVVREAVYIHPTLAEDIQSAI; this is encoded by the coding sequence TTGCAGAACGGAACGGATTACGACGTCCTGATCATCGGCGGCGGGCAGGCGGGCATCCCGCTCGCCTACAAGCTGGCGGGCGAGGACCGCACCGTCGCGCTCGCGGAGCGAAAGGACCTCGGCGGGTCGTGCGTAAACTTCGGCTGCAGCCCGACGAAGGCCGCCATCGCGTCCGCGAAGGTGGCGTTCCAGGCGAGGCGGGCGTCCGAGTACGGGGTCGAGATCCCCGAGGTTCGCATCGACTTCCCGGCGGTACTCCGGCGGGCGAGGGGTGTGGCCGAGACGAAGCGCGCCGGCCTCGACAAGGGCCTGCAAGGATCTGAGAACCCCGCCCTGATCCGGGGCCACGCCAGGATCGAAGGCAAGGAACAGGGCGGCTTCCGCGTGAGCGTCGGGGACCGCTCCCTCCTCGTCGGCCAGGTGGTCCTGAACACCGGGACCCGCACCCTGATCCCCCCGATAGACGGCCTGGATGCCGTCGACTACATCGACGCGGGCAACTGGATGGACAGGGAGGACTTGCCGGGGCACCTCGTTCTGGTCGGCGGCAGCTACATCGGCCTGGAGATGGCACAGTTCTACCGCCGGATGGGGAGCGACGTTACCGTGGTCGTGGGCTCCTCGGACCACGTCGCCCCGGTCGAGGACGAGGACGTCTCCGAGGCCATGCGCGGCCTGCTGGCCGAGGAGGGTATCCGGTTCGTCTTCTGCGAGCGCGCCCAGGGCGTCGCCACCGACGGGGATGGCCTCACCCTGACGCTCGACGGGGGCGACCCGGCGGAGGTCAGGGCCACGCACCTCTTCCTCGCGACCGGACGCCGCCCGAACACCGACGACCTCGGCCTGGAGAACGTCGGGGTGGAGACGGACCGCAGGGGCTTCATCGAGACCGACGAGCGGCTGGCGACGGGCGCAGAAGGCATCTGGGCGGCCGGGGACATAAGGGGCGGTCCGATGTTCACCCACACCTCCTACGACGACCACAGGGTGCTCCTCTCCCAGATGGCCGGCGACGGCTCGCGCACCACCGACCGCGTCGTGCCGTACGCCGTCTTCACCGACCCCGAACTCGGACGCGTTGGCATGACCGAGCGCGCGGCCCGCGAGGCCGGCCACGAGGTCGAGGTCCACCGTTTCGACATGGAGGGGGAGAAGGGCAAGGCCTTCGAACTCGGCGAGAACAAGGGTTTCATAAAGGTGGTCGCCGACGCCTCGAACGACCGCGTCCTCGGCGCCGCCGTCCTGACCGCAGAAGGCGGCGAGCTCGTCCACATCTACGAGGACCTGATGAACGCCGACCAGCCCCTCTCCGTCGTGCGCGAGGCCGTCTACATCCACCCGACGCTCGCGGAAGACATCCAGAGCGCCATCTGA
- the ychF gene encoding redox-regulated ATPase YchF, translating to MRVGIVGLPNVGKSTVFNSLTKAGAEAQNYPFTTIDPNLGVAVVPDGRLDALAETMRSRRVVPATVDFVDIAGLVRGASGGEGLGNQFLGHIRECDAVAHVVRCFEDEDVVHVEGKVDPEGDAETINTELLLADLATVERRLDRVGRSAKGGDAKLKAEAAELEKLLGHLSDGNPARSYPKTEALQEAMGTLITAKPTLYVANVDEESVAEGNTYSARVEKLAAREGAETVRLSAKLEAEVVDLGEEEAREYLEMLGLETTGFQEFVRAAYRLLGLVTFFTAGEKESRAWTVREGSTIRTAAGRIHTDMERGFIAAEVGDWERIVAAGSWSKAKESADIRLEGRAYVVKDGDTVLIRFNV from the coding sequence ATGAGAGTCGGAATCGTAGGCCTACCGAACGTAGGCAAGTCCACCGTATTCAACAGCCTGACGAAGGCCGGTGCCGAGGCGCAGAACTACCCTTTCACGACCATCGACCCGAACCTCGGCGTCGCCGTGGTCCCGGACGGGCGCCTCGACGCCCTGGCCGAGACCATGAGGAGCCGGCGCGTGGTGCCCGCGACGGTGGACTTCGTGGACATCGCCGGCCTCGTGCGCGGTGCTAGCGGGGGCGAGGGCCTGGGCAACCAGTTTCTGGGCCACATCCGCGAGTGCGACGCCGTTGCGCACGTCGTCCGGTGCTTCGAAGACGAGGACGTGGTCCACGTCGAGGGGAAGGTGGACCCCGAGGGCGACGCGGAGACCATAAACACGGAGCTTTTGCTCGCCGACCTCGCCACCGTGGAGCGGAGGCTCGACCGGGTCGGCAGGTCCGCGAAGGGGGGCGACGCCAAGCTCAAGGCCGAGGCCGCCGAGTTGGAGAAGCTGCTCGGCCACCTCTCCGACGGCAACCCGGCCCGCTCATACCCAAAGACCGAAGCGCTTCAGGAGGCGATGGGCACGCTCATCACGGCCAAGCCGACCCTCTACGTGGCGAACGTGGACGAGGAGTCTGTGGCCGAGGGCAACACGTACAGCGCGAGGGTCGAGAAGCTGGCGGCGCGCGAGGGGGCCGAGACCGTGCGGCTCTCCGCGAAGCTCGAGGCCGAAGTGGTCGACCTCGGGGAGGAAGAGGCGCGGGAGTACCTGGAGATGCTAGGGCTGGAGACCACGGGCTTTCAGGAGTTCGTGCGGGCCGCCTACCGTTTGCTCGGGCTCGTCACGTTCTTCACGGCCGGGGAGAAAGAGAGCCGGGCCTGGACCGTGCGGGAGGGCTCCACGATCCGGACCGCCGCGGGCCGCATCCACACGGACATGGAGCGGGGCTTCATCGCCGCCGAGGTGGGGGACTGGGAGAGGATCGTCGCGGCGGGCTCCTGGTCGAAGGCCAAGGAGTCGGCCGACATCCGCCTCGAAGGCCGCGCCTACGTCGTCAAAGACGGCGACACCGTGCTCATCCGCTTCAACGTCTAG
- a CDS encoding calcium-binding protein: MARTGSLPALCVVFGCLILSSACGQAGSPNGAGEANGETTSSGAASRTTPEGTGGDDILIGTAGDDVIRAGGGDDVVRGMGGDDEIYGGEGKDKLYGGPGDDLVDAQDRKSVGEAGRDEVSCGPGRDEVLMNADDDEEPRGCEMAGVGIS; the protein is encoded by the coding sequence TTGGCCCGTACAGGTTCCCTGCCCGCGCTGTGCGTCGTCTTCGGTTGCCTAATCCTCTCGTCCGCCTGCGGCCAGGCGGGTAGCCCTAACGGCGCTGGCGAAGCGAACGGCGAGACCACGTCCTCCGGGGCCGCCTCACGAACGACGCCGGAGGGGACCGGCGGCGACGATATCCTCATCGGCACGGCGGGCGACGACGTCATCAGGGCCGGGGGCGGCGACGATGTGGTGCGGGGCATGGGGGGGGACGACGAGATCTACGGCGGAGAGGGCAAGGATAAGCTCTACGGCGGCCCCGGCGACGACCTGGTTGACGCGCAGGACCGGAAATCCGTGGGAGAGGCGGGGAGGGACGAGGTCTCCTGCGGCCCCGGCCGCGACGAGGTCCTAATGAACGCCGACGACGATGAGGAGCCGCGCGGTTGCGAGATGGCCGGCGTGGGTATCTCCTGA
- the betT gene encoding choline BCCT transporter BetT, with translation MAETRQPEPERSEPGSRINPVVFYGSSVCIIAIALWAMISPDGAAATIGVLVGWISEWFGWFYILIATLFLAFVVFLALSRYGKIKLGPEHSEPDFSVFSWAAMLFAAGIGTDLMFFAVAEPVTQYLAPPVGQGETVGAARDATVWTLFHYGITGWGMYSLMGIALAYFAFRMNLPLSIRSALYPIFGKRVYGPLGHAVDLAAVLGTIFGIATSLGIGVVQLNFGLKLLFGIPEGLAAQIGLVVVAVAVATISAVTGVDKGIRRLSELTVLLALGLAGFILVTGDTAFLLNAFVLNVGDYVGNFAGLTMQTFAFEQPTAWLNAWTLFFWAWWIAWASFVGLFLARISRGRTIRQFVAGTLIIPFLYVLMWVSVFGNSAIGLIRSGNERFGEVAMNQPQQGFYTLLQEYPAFPVIASLATIIGLLFYITSADSGALVMGNLTSYRKTPRDDASNPVRIFWAVATGLLTLAMLIVGGITALQNATIIFGLPFAFVMVLLVFGLYKALRVEAIREDSQRYSLPAQLSGRHNGPGGDRAVALTWQQRLKRSMSFPDRARTAEFLTDVALPALTEVGEELREHGIEAEVREDDQGTGLSYVELAADLGEEEPFLYRIVPRETLMPVYGDTSLREGDVYYRLDVHLREGGQGYDVMGYTHSQLIDDVLDQYEQHAEFLRLNAEAVR, from the coding sequence ATGGCCGAGACGAGACAGCCCGAGCCGGAGAGGTCGGAGCCGGGCTCCCGCATCAACCCGGTCGTCTTTTACGGCTCCTCGGTGTGCATCATCGCTATCGCGTTGTGGGCCATGATCTCCCCGGATGGCGCCGCCGCCACGATCGGGGTGCTGGTCGGCTGGATCTCGGAGTGGTTCGGCTGGTTCTACATCCTGATCGCGACCCTCTTCCTGGCGTTCGTGGTCTTTCTCGCGCTCTCCCGCTACGGGAAGATCAAGCTGGGACCGGAGCACTCCGAACCGGATTTCAGCGTCTTCTCCTGGGCGGCGATGCTGTTCGCCGCCGGCATCGGCACCGACCTGATGTTCTTCGCGGTCGCCGAGCCCGTCACCCAGTACCTCGCCCCGCCGGTCGGCCAGGGCGAGACGGTGGGCGCCGCCAGGGACGCGACCGTGTGGACGCTCTTTCACTACGGCATCACCGGCTGGGGGATGTACTCGCTGATGGGGATAGCGCTCGCGTACTTCGCCTTCAGGATGAACCTGCCCCTCAGCATCCGGTCTGCGCTCTATCCGATCTTCGGCAAGCGCGTCTACGGGCCTTTGGGCCACGCCGTCGACCTCGCCGCCGTGCTCGGCACGATCTTCGGCATCGCGACCTCGCTCGGGATCGGGGTCGTCCAACTCAACTTCGGGCTGAAGCTCCTCTTCGGCATCCCGGAGGGGCTGGCCGCGCAGATCGGGCTCGTCGTGGTCGCCGTCGCGGTGGCGACGATCTCGGCCGTAACCGGCGTGGACAAGGGCATCCGGCGGTTGTCCGAGCTCACGGTCCTGCTCGCGCTTGGGCTGGCCGGCTTTATCCTGGTGACCGGCGACACCGCGTTCCTCTTGAACGCTTTCGTGCTCAACGTCGGCGACTACGTGGGCAACTTCGCGGGGCTCACCATGCAGACGTTCGCCTTCGAGCAGCCGACGGCCTGGCTCAACGCGTGGACGCTGTTTTTCTGGGCGTGGTGGATAGCGTGGGCGTCCTTCGTGGGGTTGTTCTTGGCCAGGATCTCGCGCGGGCGCACGATCCGGCAGTTCGTCGCGGGCACGCTCATCATCCCGTTTTTGTACGTCTTGATGTGGGTCTCGGTCTTCGGCAACAGCGCCATCGGGTTGATCCGGAGCGGCAACGAGCGCTTCGGTGAGGTCGCGATGAACCAGCCCCAGCAGGGCTTCTACACCCTGCTGCAGGAGTACCCGGCCTTCCCCGTAATCGCCTCCCTGGCGACGATCATAGGCCTTCTCTTCTACATTACCTCCGCGGACTCCGGCGCCCTGGTGATGGGCAACCTCACCTCGTACCGCAAGACCCCGCGTGACGACGCCTCGAACCCGGTGCGCATCTTCTGGGCGGTCGCCACAGGCCTGCTGACCCTCGCGATGCTGATCGTCGGCGGCATAACGGCGCTCCAGAACGCGACTATCATTTTCGGCCTCCCCTTCGCTTTCGTGATGGTCCTGCTGGTCTTTGGCCTGTACAAGGCGCTGCGCGTGGAGGCCATCCGCGAGGACAGCCAGCGCTACAGCCTGCCGGCGCAGTTGTCCGGGCGCCACAACGGCCCGGGCGGCGACCGGGCGGTCGCGCTGACGTGGCAGCAGCGCCTGAAGCGCAGCATGAGCTTCCCCGACCGCGCCCGCACCGCCGAGTTCCTCACCGATGTCGCGCTTCCCGCCCTGACCGAAGTGGGCGAGGAGCTTCGCGAACACGGCATCGAGGCGGAGGTGCGCGAGGACGACCAAGGCACCGGCCTCTCGTACGTGGAGCTCGCGGCGGACCTGGGCGAAGAGGAGCCGTTTTTGTACCGGATCGTGCCGCGCGAGACGCTCATGCCGGTCTATGGCGACACTTCCCTGCGCGAGGGCGACGTCTACTACCGGCTGGACGTCCACCTGCGGGAGGGTGGACAGGGCTACGACGTGATGGGCTACACCCACAGCCAACTCATAGACGACGTCCTCGACCAGTACGAGCAGCACGCGGAGTTCCTGCGCCTAAACGCCGAAGCGGTGCGGTAA
- a CDS encoding class I SAM-dependent methyltransferase: MPELPGGAFRRTDETPDEEFYRTPRLVTHIDDRAIAAVTQLYREYFPPGGEILDLMSSWISHLPPEVEYGRVIGLGMNETELRRNERLASYVVQNLNENPRLPFGDDEFDGCGICVSVDYLTRPVEVLREVGRVLKPGSPLIITFSNRCFPTKAVAVWHQLDDRGHMRLVEDYLREAGNWDGIRGLDRSPRRLFSDPLYAVVGRSAGPYAG; encoded by the coding sequence TTGCCTGAGTTGCCGGGGGGCGCTTTCCGGCGCACGGACGAGACGCCGGACGAAGAGTTCTACAGGACGCCCCGGCTCGTCACCCACATAGACGACCGGGCCATAGCCGCCGTCACGCAGCTCTACAGGGAGTACTTCCCGCCAGGCGGGGAGATACTCGACCTGATGAGCAGTTGGATCAGCCACCTGCCGCCGGAGGTCGAGTACGGGCGCGTGATCGGCCTCGGCATGAACGAGACGGAGTTGCGCCGCAACGAGCGCCTCGCCTCCTACGTCGTCCAGAACCTGAACGAGAACCCACGGCTTCCCTTCGGAGACGACGAGTTCGACGGGTGCGGCATCTGCGTCTCCGTCGACTACCTGACGCGTCCCGTCGAGGTGTTGCGCGAGGTCGGTAGGGTGCTGAAGCCGGGCTCTCCGTTGATCATAACGTTCTCGAACCGCTGTTTCCCGACGAAGGCGGTCGCCGTCTGGCACCAGCTCGACGACCGGGGTCACATGAGGCTTGTCGAGGACTACCTCCGCGAAGCGGGTAACTGGGATGGCATTCGGGGCCTGGACCGCAGCCCGCGCCGCCTGTTCTCGGACCCGCTCTACGCCGTGGTCGGCCGTAGCGCGGGTCCGTACGCGGGGTAA
- a CDS encoding HD domain-containing protein, translated as MPYTERLDDALVYAAGLHRDQTRKGSGIPYVTHLLAVAAIVGENGGTEDEVIAALLHDAPEDAGGKARLEDIRMRFGDLVAGIVAGCTDTYEDPKPPWRRRKEEYLAHLAEAPAPVRLVSAADKLHNARSVLADYRAVGEDLWDRFNGGREGTLWYYRAVADTLSGAGGGPVVDELERVVAEMERATRDHGVS; from the coding sequence TTGCCCTACACGGAGAGACTCGACGACGCACTCGTCTACGCCGCCGGCCTGCACAGGGACCAGACCCGCAAGGGAAGCGGCATCCCCTACGTCACGCACCTGCTCGCCGTGGCGGCCATAGTAGGCGAAAACGGCGGCACGGAGGACGAAGTGATAGCCGCCCTCCTCCACGACGCCCCCGAAGACGCGGGCGGCAAGGCCAGGCTCGAAGATATCAGGATGAGATTCGGGGATTTGGTGGCCGGCATCGTCGCCGGCTGCACCGACACCTACGAGGACCCGAAACCGCCCTGGCGCCGGCGCAAGGAGGAGTACCTGGCCCACCTGGCCGAAGCCCCGGCTCCCGTTCGCCTGGTCTCCGCCGCGGACAAGCTCCACAACGCCCGCTCCGTTCTCGCGGACTATCGGGCCGTTGGGGAGGACCTCTGGGACCGCTTCAACGGCGGCAGGGAAGGAACGCTCTGGTACTACCGCGCCGTGGCGGACACGCTCTCGGGGGCGGGCGGCGGCCCAGTCGTGGACGAGCTGGAACGCGTGGTTGCGGAGATGGAGCGCGCCACGAGGGACCACGGGGTTTCGTAG
- a CDS encoding DUF6391 domain-containing protein — protein MALVLVLLVAFFVVLFIFLLPILFSLQAVGSLFVYPRQLKAVVGNRILRRNHALEHATIVVMMEREPGRKLNGFSTDDGFFVQGVRSLEEVDSAAREALRRLRRGQKRLAIHRNCGTTIVAANLLTAILFFASLGVGIYMGWPLYLMVVGSVVAALLLRVPLSLLLQRFVTTDADLSNAEVGWVEPANPQDLRGGGILGLLLAASTVQVRVFHTDPDAVEILRDDGAVVR, from the coding sequence GTGGCCCTTGTACTGGTTCTGCTCGTGGCGTTTTTCGTGGTCCTCTTCATCTTTCTGCTGCCTATTTTGTTCTCGTTGCAGGCGGTGGGGAGTCTGTTCGTCTACCCGAGGCAGCTCAAGGCGGTGGTCGGGAACAGGATCTTACGCCGCAACCACGCGCTGGAGCACGCGACGATAGTGGTGATGATGGAGCGGGAGCCGGGCCGCAAGCTGAACGGCTTTTCGACCGACGATGGCTTCTTCGTGCAGGGTGTGCGTTCGCTCGAAGAGGTGGATAGTGCGGCCAGGGAGGCATTGCGGAGGCTCAGGCGCGGGCAGAAGCGGCTGGCGATCCACCGCAACTGCGGCACCACCATCGTGGCGGCTAACCTGCTGACGGCCATTCTCTTCTTCGCTTCTTTGGGGGTTGGGATCTACATGGGCTGGCCGCTGTACCTGATGGTCGTGGGGTCCGTCGTGGCCGCCCTGCTCTTGCGGGTGCCGTTGAGCCTTCTGCTCCAGCGGTTCGTCACCACGGACGCCGACCTCTCGAACGCGGAGGTCGGATGGGTCGAGCCGGCCAACCCGCAGGACCTGCGCGGGGGCGGCATCCTCGGGTTGCTGCTCGCGGCCTCCACGGTGCAGGTGCGGGTCTTCCACACCGACCCCGACGCCGTGGAGATCCTGCGCGACGACGGCGCGGTCGTCCGGTAG